The Tubulanus polymorphus chromosome 3, tnTubPoly1.2, whole genome shotgun sequence nucleotide sequence GCGGGTTCTACTTCATTTCGTGAAACTGCGGGTGAACTTCCTGGAACTTCCAGCAAAATCACAAGCCCAGGGTTATTTGGTACAAAGGAAACTGGTCACTATGAAAGCTTGAACCCATCACCGACTGGTACAGGATTGTTTACTATGAAGCGACAGCCCAAACCTGCTAGTCCGCAAAAAACACCTGGTGCGTAGGTCCAttgcaattattttttgaaTACTGAaacactgttaccagtgattatggggattatttaTCTGATAAATTCTGTGCTTAGGTTCTGGTCTCTTTGGTAAAGTGAGTACTGATTCTTTACCATTGTTTGGCAAATATCCACCAATAGAAGATAAAAGAGAGAAATTAGATAGACCTGATGTTTCCATTGATAAAGGAGCTCGTGAAAAAAATTTGGATGAATCTCCAGTTCCAAGTAAGTGTTTTAAGTCGCCAACTACTCTCGATGAAATACCTGGTAAGCTGTAAGATAAGTTATGCCAAATCACAGGTTTAggcaaatatttcaaacttaAACTTTTAGCAAAATGGTTGCCATGTATATTCTTCACATCTCAAAAATAATAGTTGCATATGAATATCCTATTTAAGCATTGTTTGGAAAGCCGGTAAGCCTATCGCACTCACTGGATGTTGACAGTAACATCGGTGAAAAGAAAAGTTTGATTCGAAGGCCAAGTAAGTTTGGTTTAAGTTGTCCGTTTTACTTTCAAtcatattctgtattctttaaGTATTCTTGTCTCTTGTTTCATTTTACAGTAAAAAGTGGTAAATCAGCGTTGAGCTTTGGGTCAGAGATTGCTGGGAAAATTGTTCGCCGAAGTAAAAGTATTGTGGCAAGATCTAAAGATGAGCCTTCACCGGGTACAGAGCAAATTCATAATTTCCAGAACTGATATCACTTGGTTGAGTTTTATCTGTTCTAATTCATTCCATAAATCTAATCTAGATAAACCTAGACGCCGTTTGACAAGTGATGACATAACCTCCAAGGATTCCATTGTTGTGAAAGGGCTGCCTGCAGGAAAAAATGAACCAATATTCTTGAAGTcctatttcagaaaatttggAGAAGTTGTAAGATGCTACcctaatttgaataaaaagtatgcgacaattcatttcaaaacgcaTGTGAGTACCTAGCTATAGATACATAGCATTAGTGAATTGATACATAACATACCGGTAAGTCTATTAATCAATCTTCATAATCCTGATGTATCTGTTTTCTAGGAAGACGCGGCTAAAGCAAAAAAATCTGTTACAGTTAAAGGCATTCCAGGCACATCTATCTTCTGGGGTACTCACAATTTGAAAAGTATGTAGCGTTCTTGTCATACTCTATAGATTTACATGGCTTGACTTCTATAACAAGTTAAAAATCCTAATTCAGAACAAGCCAGTACAGCTACTGCAAGGTTCTTGACTACTGCCGGTACATATAGTGATGACGTCAATGATGAACTAAAGGGTATGATGACTAGTGATGATCAGATGAGGCTCTTAGAAAGACCAACAGAAATGACTAGACCATTAAGTAGATCCTCTGAATCCCCTACACCCAGTTCAAGTTTTTCACAGAGATCAAAATCCAGTACAGGTATCATCTATCTTACAATTTCAGTTACGTACATCATTTGCTGTCATGaacaattttgataatggtAGTATTTATGTTTTAGGAGGAGGTGCTGCATTACTTGGAGGTTTAAGAAATTCAGTTGGTTTTACTGCAAATGAACGTTGCGCAATACTTGATAATAGGGACAAGTTTGTAAGACAAGGTACAATAGGAGCTCAGAGACAGATAAAGTTCACTGTTTAATAAAACTGACGTGTTTGCTgctgaaattgaataattttctcCTGTTATTAGGAATTAAAAAAGAGGTCGATTTGTCAAAAGCTAAGGCAACAATTGGAACTTGTCCTGATATGTGTCCAGAGAAAGAGCGTTACTTGAGAGAAGATCGTAGAAGGTTGCATTTATATGAGATGATTCCTGGAACAGAACAGGTTGTGTATTGCTTTCATCCATTTCcaaatataaacattaattgattttattggCTGCCCTGTAAATGTAGATTCAGTTTGTCCTCAGTTttattcaatagttttattcaatGTCTTTCCTTTAATTTCAGTCGGGGCAGATGCCAAAATGCGACCATTCAAGAGCTGTCAAGGAATACAGTCGTTCTTCTGCTGATCAGGTATGAACTGCTATTTTCACCTGGTGATGttgaatagatttattcaCGCTTTGAATTTGTGATCACCTGATTGCAGGAGGAACCTTTGCCACATGAATTACGTCCACCGCAAGTACTGGCAAAGACTATGAACTATCTAATGAATCACATAATGGACAGAGGTGGCGATGGAATGTGGTCTGATTGGTATGATTTCTTATGGAATCGCACTCGTGGTATAAGAAAGGTACCTGTTTATCTGAAACTAAACTTTGGTCGTATTGGTCGCACTCTACCGGTACTTATTTCatgtttctattatttcatgtGTGTTTCCTGTAGGATATAACTCAGCAACATTTGTGTGACTTGACGTCAGTAGAGGTGGTTGAGAAGTGCGCACGTTTCCATATTTTCTGTGCCGAACGACTTTGCGAAGAAGACATGATGACTTTCGATGCGAAAATCAACAATGAAAATCTCACTAAATGTTTGCAAACGTTGAAGGAATTGTATCATGATCTCGACATGAAACAGAATATTCATTGCCCGAATGAAGCTGAATTTCGTGGATATACAGTTTTAATGAACTTGAATCAGGGTGATACATTGAGGTAATGTTATCAATTCATGACTTAATAACATTGTATCATTGTAGACTCTTTGTCTGACAgaatctttatttttctttcacAGGGAAGTTCAGACACTCCGCGATGAAATTCGTGAATCTTCTTTCATCAAGTTTGCGCTTTCAGCTTACGAGGCAATCAATAGTAACAACTATGTGCGGTTCTTCAAGCTAGTTCGCAAGGCCAGCTTTTTGAGTGCCTGTATCATGCATCGTTACTTCAATCAAGTTAGGGATCAAGCTGTTATGGTGATGCTCCGTGCATTTAAACCTATTCAGGTAGATTTTAAACTGCAGAAGGATCCACACTcacattattaaaatctaaacctGTATTCAACAAGTTCAATcattatgtttattttcagtttcctGCTCAAGACTTTGCGCGAATGTTGGCATTTGATGGCGAGGATGACTTAGAGAACTTTTGTAACCATCATAGAATTCAGCTGGAATATGGCACTATTTCTTGCGATCGAGCAAACTATTCTTGCCCAGAGTCGGCGTTTGTGCCGTGCCGTTCAAAAATCATTGAGGAAAAACTGACATGTTCTGTGGGTGAAGTAAGTACTACACAGAGATACAACGATAATGATTTGTGAGGACTTATGATTGACAGAATTTTATCATACTCGTAGATCGTGAATGGTGGACGTCTGCCAGGGAATTTTATACCGCAGCCAAGTAGTAGCTTTGATGAGCAAGGTAGATTCATCGAGCAACTCGGTGGTTCAGGTAATTCAAATACTGTTATACCGTTTGTTGCATATATGTGGTTGTAAACTTATACGTGTATAGATAATTAACACTGTATTTTGAAACAGATCCATCAGCTTATGTAGAAGATCGAGAATTTGATTCAACTGTGAAACCAATCCAAACAATCTCTACTGTATCGTCAACGCATGAACAACAATTCCCTGTGCAATCTACCTCTGCTAATAGACTATTGGAGCTATACTCAAATGAGGTTtgaattttccattttcacATCGCGTGGTAGAGCTGTCTTATTTTGTCTCATACACTGATgtctatattttctattaaaacAGTCAATAAATCAGGAGGCTAAAGAGTTGTTCAGAGAAATAATTGCAGAGTTTTGTCATGAAGTCAGTAGTAGCGCCGTGAAAGCAGCTGATATCTACTTGAGTCAGGCCCATGGAATAATGGAATCAATAGTGAATGAAGTATCTGATGCACTCTCTAGGtaaaccatgatttcaattatttcatccatAAAAGTACTCGTGGTTCTCAAACATTTTCTGTATGGTTTCAGTGAAGTGGGCCACGTGTTTCACGAAGCAGAAGCTGCCAGGAAAAAGGAAGAAGAACAAGTGCGGGTTCTGCAAAAACGTCTGATGGAAAAGAAACTGAGAGAGGAGCGAGAAcgtgatgaaatgattagtAAAATGACTGATGAGCTCTTCCAGGAAGTTATTGATTCGGTTATTGTTGATGGAGTACATGATGTAGCGCAAAAACAATACAAGTAAGTTGTTGCTACTGTTCGCACGCACCTTAGAATGATACCTACCTAGAACCTGTTACAAACTATGAGTGTCTATTTGTCTACGCTGGGATATTATCATCagtgattttgatgttttatttttcaagattGGTGAAATTCCAATTGAATGAAGAAAGTAAGCAGCGCAGCACAGATTTGATTTGTAATAAAATTGTGGATGATGTAGTCGGAAATATACTGGGGGAAGTCGCATCGGAAAGATACTCTCTCTGTCTGCGAAAAGAGGGACTGGAAAAAATTGGACGCCAAGTTCACCGACTTCGTTTATTCCGCTTTTACAAACGTTGGCAAACCTGTCTCTCAAAGTGTCAACGGGCGAAACGTGTTCTGCAAGAATTCCCAGCAGCTCCGTGCATGAAAACTGCGAGTGAACAGGTCGAAGATTTCTATCCGCGATTCGGTCAGAAGCAGATCAATAAACGAGCATTTCAAATAGATGACAACAGTTCTCTAACAATCAACACGTTAGACACAATAGAAAAACAGAACAAAATCTGGAACATGAAACAACAACTGTATAATTTTGTGACGCGCATGAAACGTGAAATGTCATGGAGGCCATTGGATTTACCAAAAGTGGTTGGACCTATATTATTAGAACGGAGATTAAAAGAAACAGCGCTGACAACATTTTCTTGTATCGGTATGGAAGCATAAAATGAGATACAACCCTAACAAAAAGAACTTGATATTAAGaacatgatatttttcattgtcCTTATGTACAGATGTAATGcatttattgtattcatatttCAGAAGATACTGTATATTGGAAGCTATTACTTTTTTGGCCAGGCAAGGCAGATGAAGATGACTTGCTTTTCAACTGGGGCAAAATTAGATTCGGATGTACTGATCCTGAAACGCATAAATCGGTTAGTCTtagagaaaatatcaaaaagatttTGACTGTTTAAAATGGACATGTGCTTTTAACCAGATGTAACTGATTTGTTCCAGCAGACGGATGTTTTAACACAAGTGACATCACAGTTAAAAGGCAAACGTGTTCAGATTTGTGTTCGTTTGTTGTGTGGTTCAACCGAAGACATGGATCAAGATATGACTGAATCGATTCTGTCCGGCATTGATGGTGTTGTGCTGATCCTAGGAACATCGCAGAGCGATAAGGTTAGGACCGGgttatgaaataagttttgaTAAGTCCTCTTATTGCattagtattgtaaatataatTGTTAACATCTTCTGATTGAAGGTTGGTAGAATATCGCAGTGTATATCAGCTTTATTACCAGAGTTGAATGAAGTTCCGGTTGCAGTATTGACCGAAACGGCTGTGCCACATGATCTGCTTAAATCtgtcaaagatgaattagaatgcgGCATAGAGAGGAATGTGCCAATATATAAACTTGGTGATTTACACGAATTACGCGCTTCTGAACAAGTAAGTTCACATACTTTCCAGCAGATGGTTTTTTAGTAGATATGCCCATTAGAATCATACACAAATGCACTATTTGTATTTTTAGTTGTGTGAATGTCTTCATTGGTTGATTCATCATTGTCCAACACCTCCGCAACTTGAGTCTCGTATGATCAGAGATTATATCGATGATGGACTTGTGAAGTTTTTCTTCACTCCTCTATATCAGAATTTATCAGCTAGAAAAAAGAAAGGCTTACTTCACCAGGTATACACAACCTTTTTAATGAATGTTCCTTACTAATATTGCAAATATGTGATTGTTGTCTTATTTCTCTTTAAGCCACCACAACTGATTATAGATCTCTACCAACACGCTTTAGAGCATATTGCTGAGGTTGTCTCTGATGCAGATTTGGAGGCATTAACATGGCCGGCTGCTGAGTTTGCAAACAAATATGGTAAGTCAAATAATTTCCATTGGCAAGTTCACTGTCTGTTACAGTATATGGAATGtaaatgaaatggttttattatATCTTCAGGTTTGCCAGCATTTGACTGGAATTCGATGGATAACTTGGAAATTATAAAGCAAATGATTTTTACTCTGTCACTGCCtgagtttgaaataaaagacACAGATAGTGAAGATTGGGACCTAGCTGTACAGGATGTTTGGAAATACATTAAGGCTATCTCATATCAAGATCCAGAAGCTGATAAAACAATTCTTTACTCTAGGTAAAATCGATAAACAACCAGCGCATGTTCTCTTAAAATCTAGTAATCTAAGACTTGCAACATTTCTATTGTGCAGAATTTCATGGTTGTTGCGAAAGGTAAAGAATGAATTTGAAGACTTCTGTTTTTTGACGGAGCGAAAAAATGACTGTGATCCTTGTTATGTGAATATTCCCTGGACTGAAGTTATTGTAGCTTGTGTCGAACATCAAGTTAGAAACTTTGATTGCTGTGATCCAACATCTGATAGGGTatgttatgaatatatatgacAAATACTGGTAAGAACTTTTTGCTTGTGTGTATAATTCGCCCGTCGTCTTTGTTATAAAGGAGGATGTTGAAATGGTTGTTCTGTATAAGAAAGATGCATTTGAAAAGTATCATTTACCAGCATCATGGTTGTTAACATTAGAAGAGAAATCAGAGAAGGGTAAGTTTTTTGCTGTTTTCTTGATTGGTTGTTAGCTTGAGTTTGTAAACTATAAATAAGGACATTTCTGTATGAAATTTCCAAGACACTGTGGCAGTATCTGTTGTTCAGATGCATTATTTTTATCCTCCTTCCTGTACTGTGTGTATGATATTTCAGTTGATACAACTTTACGACGAACATTCTCAAGAGCTGCAAAAAGGAAATTCGACCATTCTTTAACAGAAAATAGTTCAGACACTATAAAACGACAACAGAAGAATGTTGGTCATCAGATGGGCAACTTATTCGAATTTTTGCCCTTGGATCCATTGGAGGTCTCTGCCAATGAAACTTTAATAGAACTACAAGAAAGTATACAAGaggaaaagaaagaaatggctgaatatgaaaaatatttacaagaaattGTTAAAGAGGGTGAACTGCCATTAGATTTGTCTCTAATGAGAATGGGTGCCAGTAGCTCTATTGGTCCTGTTGTTTCAAGGAGTTATTTACAAATGCCAACTTCAATTTTTGAGAGTTCAATTCATTCTTCTAAGAAACGAAATATAAGACCGGAACCTATTGAAATCAAAACCACTCCGGAGAAGGAATTAAGTTTTTCTGAGAAAGTTGATAAATTGATGTCggatataaattcagaaagaCGCTCGAGTGCTAtgttagaaatgaaattaaaggcAGCAGTATTACAAGGCGACTTTCTCAATAAAACTGACTCgatcaatataaatagtacACAGAGCTTCAACCTTTAATATgtaattgaaaactgaaatggATATGTAGAATTCAATGCATGTAATAATAACTGGTAGATTAGAATTCTTGTGTACATGCTATCATGTATTTATGATTTGGcatttttttgtaataaaGATAaagtatattcatttattgattTCAAAAGTAAATCATTGCCATTGCTTCTTCTCAAATGCTCAAGGAATACTTCACTTGAgcgaacaaaaatcaactaaaaTCAAATCGTAATATGAAAaggatcaaatttatttacaataaataGTTAGTTTACTTTGTTTCATTACAAAGCAAATAGACGGATAATTTATAGTAACGTATCATATTAAGAATGCGACGAAAGACTGGTTTCAAAGACTGTAAGTGGCTGATAATTTCTCCAATCCTCTTTTTCTGGaacaacaaaaaatcaaacacgAGTTAATTGGCAACACACTAATGATCCAAAAACTTTGGAGATTTATCTTAAAAGAATGAAGAACTTACGCCTCTTTCTTGAATGCGTCTATTGgaatttgattgatatcaCCTCCTGCTGGATGCAGGTCATAATTCTGAATACCAAGAGTCTCTAAAGCTATAACACATGAGAAACAATCGAATCAATTTTGagttttgaaaagaaagagaaTTCTAATTTTGAAGCAAATGGCTATCATTGTCATTGAATCTTACCATCCCTATACTGTTGTATCGTAATGTATCCCTGATTTGTTGGATCTAGCATACCAAATATGGAGTCAACGTTAGCATCATCAAAAAGACATGGATAATCCAAATGGCTTTTCTTTGCAACTTGGAGCTTGTCAAGATAATTTATGAGAAATTCTCTTGGATTAGCtgtaatttggaaaaatactGAACTGAGTTCTatattaatcattttttagcAAATATATAACACTAACAGCaggattaaaccaaaatatcgaACATGGGGGAGACCAGTGTctacagcaacagcagcagcagcagggcCTCTGAATGAGACGCATACTCAGTTTGTAACTAAGTATCGTCTCTCCAGCCGGCATAATCTCAATCTCAGGAGATCGAGAGAACTCCATCGACCGTCATCGACATCCCCCATCACCGGTGTGTCAAGAGtggaatctttgaaaataGCTGTCCCTGAAATATGAAGATTAATCAAACGACTTGCCTGGCCTATGGTAAATCAACTGACTGCTCATATTattaaataattcaataagtTTGTGTTGTTTTAGATATGATTGAGCCTCCGCAATTCGGGGCCAGTCCTCTCTATCGCCCGCCATGttgttttcattagttacGCCAACAAAACTCGTTGACGGAATGTTGTAGCCGCTGAAAAAATAAAGAGTTATTGaaacaataaaataattttgaaattccaacaaaattattattaatacaGGTATTCTTGATGTAAATCCATTAAAAGTGCTGAATACTATGGCAGATCTAATGCCATCAACATTTCAGATGTCATTTAGGTATTTAGTCAGTGATTAGAGTGCTCGTGTGACACATTCCGCGCTCATTTCCTGACCAATCAGAGCAAGGACCGCGCCCAACTGCAGacatctgattggctggtGAGGTACATGACATAGAATTTGCAtggaaattcaaattcaaatttattcattaaaaacaagtatttcagatataaaaattattGCGAATGTTAAAAGATCTATGCAGATTATATCgttacaaaaatgaaaaatcaaatctgaACATAAATGTAAATCACTAATCAGAAATTTTACGCTATAAATgtttaggttcgaatctcaCATATGTGAGTCTAGAAGTGTCAAAATGGAGTCTGATGATGTGTTATTTCGACTGGAATATGATGGTAATTTACAATAACACTCATTTAATCATCTGATGATGGAATCTATTGCGGTTTCTGTGTTTAACTATACCTATTCTACGGGGTTACCAACTGTCGTGTTGGTTTGGTTCTTATTCTGTGTGcaaattaaactaaatgtGTCGAACGAATGTCATGAATCTGGTCACCTTAATTATCGCATAAAacctattttctttttaaattgtaGAAGCGTATAAGCAGTTTTTAGAGGAAGACTTTGATGCTAAAACATACGCGACCAAAGCGATCCAGGGAGCTGCAATATCTGCACAGTTGGCTAAATTAGCAGAAGGAATTAATTTGTTAGATAAAGAATTACATTCTCAGGTGACTTGAGTACGGCTGGACTGGAAGGAAACTTTTCACTCTCTCTACCATCTTTCTTTCATCACCACCTTACCTGTTATCATTAGCTGATGAATGATTTTGCAATCTCGTTTTAGGTTGTAGCACATCATGAAGATCTGCTCTCTCAAGCAACGGGAGTTGAAACGTTGGAAGGTGTTCTGCAAATGATGCAAACTAGGATTCATTCCCTTCTTATGGCTGTTGAAAGGTATTAACAAAGAAAATCTGTTCAGttatattcaaaatgttcaaatgaCAAGGATTATTCAATGTAAACTTTATTCCAATCTTTTCAGAATAAAATCTAAGATTACTGAGCCTTATAACAAGGTGACAAGTCGGACAGCGCAGTTACGCAGATTACAGGTTAGATTCATTTCTCGATTCATCAAAAGAATTCACATTTATCCGTTAATATGGAATTTTCTTTCCCTACTTCAGGAAACCTGTGACCTGCTGAGAAGAATCATTAGAATTGTTTATTTGAGTAGACGTTTACATAGTCAACTACAGGGTGGAGTGAGAGAAATTACTAAAGCTGCTCAAAGTCTCAATGAATTAGGTCAATATTCTTTGCTAGCAGAATGATTGAGTGAAAAACAACTTAGTTGACTATAGACCATATCTGTGAATATGTTACTTTTCAGATTTTCTCTCAGAAGGGGTAGATTTAAGTGGAATTGAAATTTTGGAACAGGATCGTCGATTTATTAGACAAGCACGGAATGAAGTAGAAGCTCAAGCCCAAAAAATGCTTGCACAAGGCATGGAAACCCAGGTATCGATAGTCAAAAAGTCAAAATGTCTTGTAATCATTAGAAGGCTGCTATTTCTCTACATATTGTACTTCGAATGTATCTATTTCAGAATCAAACGCAAGTTGCAACATCGCTGCAAGTTTTTCATAATTTAACTTGTCTGCGACCGACTATTGAAAAAGTAGTGAATGATTGTCTGAAACAGTTGAATAAATGTGTGAAATCTTCGGTTGACGTGAAATCACTCTCACAACAAACTCAAACAAAAGGTATCGTGTCATAGTGACTCAGAAAGTTAATGCTATTCCAATCGTTATGACGTTCATTGATCAGACATGAATTTATCAATCTTCAGGAGGTCCTGGTAAAGCAAGTATGCCAGTGACAGGGACAAATGCAGCATTCAGGGCTGGGTTGTGGACTAACCTAGAAAAACTGATGGATAATATTTATTCGGCATGCGCACAAGTGCAACATTTACAGAGAGTTTTAGAGAAGAAAAGAGACCCTGTCACTCATGTTTGTTTCATTGAAGAGTTATCAAAGGTGCTCTGCATTATGAaatcaatgaatgaaaaatgatctttcaaaacattaaaagtattcccaaattgatttttggttatttttcttttcaggatAAACCTGTCAATATTCTTCATGAATTTTGGCACGATGTGACTGATATGCTAACGAATGAATTTGCTGAAGCTGCAGACGGTTAGTCTAAAATATTCCATGATATTCATATCCTTGCAatcatagattttattttgtgAAACGTTTATGCATCAGCAAAGGTAAAACTGTGGTTTTCAGAGTCGACCTTTATAAAGCAGGCATTTGAGGGAGAATATCCGAAGTTATTGCGTCTGTATAATGATTTATGGAAGCGAATTCAACAGTTTAGTAACAGTATGAGCGTACATCAGGAGGTCGTCTTACACGATGAACCCACATCGGTATCGGCGTCAGAAATCGCTGATGAATTTAAGTAAGTTCTTACCTTCCAAAACTTccatgaatttgattttatgaatCA carries:
- the LOC141902436 gene encoding germinal-center associated nuclear protein-like, giving the protein MNSDMSSVFSSFKSPTSTFASGIAPAFSAGNVDMFATIKPTQSEPTSSLLFGKPKESAIALHTKPLFSGVTSTPGGTTVFASKNQPSASIFGGSKTDKSKTPSIFGGTGLQQKTAGSTSFRETAGELPGTSSKITSPGLFGTKETGHYESLNPSPTGTGLFTMKRQPKPASPQKTPGSGLFGKVSTDSLPLFGKYPPIEDKREKLDRPDVSIDKGAREKNLDESPVPTLFGKPVSLSHSLDVDSNIGEKKSLIRRPIKSGKSALSFGSEIAGKIVRRSKSIVARSKDEPSPDKPRRRLTSDDITSKDSIVVKGLPAGKNEPIFLKSYFRKFGEVVRCYPNLNKKYATIHFKTHEDAAKAKKSVTVKGIPGTSIFWGTHNLKKQASTATARFLTTAGTYSDDVNDELKGMMTSDDQMRLLERPTEMTRPLSRSSESPTPSSSFSQRSKSSTGGGAALLGGLRNSVGFTANERCAILDNRDKFVRQGIKKEVDLSKAKATIGTCPDMCPEKERYLREDRRRLHLYEMIPGTEQSGQMPKCDHSRAVKEYSRSSADQEEPLPHELRPPQVLAKTMNYLMNHIMDRGGDGMWSDWYDFLWNRTRGIRKDITQQHLCDLTSVEVVEKCARFHIFCAERLCEEDMMTFDAKINNENLTKCLQTLKELYHDLDMKQNIHCPNEAEFRGYTVLMNLNQGDTLREVQTLRDEIRESSFIKFALSAYEAINSNNYVRFFKLVRKASFLSACIMHRYFNQVRDQAVMVMLRAFKPIQFPAQDFARMLAFDGEDDLENFCNHHRIQLEYGTISCDRANYSCPESAFVPCRSKIIEEKLTCSVGEIVNGGRLPGNFIPQPSSSFDEQGRFIEQLGGSDPSAYVEDREFDSTVKPIQTISTVSSTHEQQFPVQSTSANRLLELYSNESINQEAKELFREIIAEFCHEVSSSAVKAADIYLSQAHGIMESIVNEVSDALSSEVGHVFHEAEAARKKEEEQVRVLQKRLMEKKLREERERDEMISKMTDELFQEVIDSVIVDGVHDVAQKQYKLVKFQLNEESKQRSTDLICNKIVDDVVGNILGEVASERYSLCLRKEGLEKIGRQVHRLRLFRFYKRWQTCLSKCQRAKRVLQEFPAAPCMKTASEQVEDFYPRFGQKQINKRAFQIDDNSSLTINTLDTIEKQNKIWNMKQQLYNFVTRMKREMSWRPLDLPKVVGPILLERRLKETALTTFSCIEDTVYWKLLLFWPGKADEDDLLFNWGKIRFGCTDPETHKSQTDVLTQVTSQLKGKRVQICVRLLCGSTEDMDQDMTESILSGIDGVVLILGTSQSDKVGRISQCISALLPELNEVPVAVLTETAVPHDLLKSVKDELECGIERNVPIYKLGDLHELRASEQLCECLHWLIHHCPTPPQLESRMIRDYIDDGLVKFFFTPLYQNLSARKKKGLLHQPPQLIIDLYQHALEHIAEVVSDADLEALTWPAAEFANKYGLPAFDWNSMDNLEIIKQMIFTLSLPEFEIKDTDSEDWDLAVQDVWKYIKAISYQDPEADKTILYSRISWLLRKVKNEFEDFCFLTERKNDCDPCYVNIPWTEVIVACVEHQVRNFDCCDPTSDREDVEMVVLYKKDAFEKYHLPASWLLTLEEKSEKVDTTLRRTFSRAAKRKFDHSLTENSSDTIKRQQKNVGHQMGNLFEFLPLDPLEVSANETLIELQESIQEEKKEMAEYEKYLQEIVKEGELPLDLSLMRMGASSSIGPVVSRSYLQMPTSIFESSIHSSKKRNIRPEPIEIKTTPEKELSFSEKVDKLMSDINSERRSSAMLEMKLKAAVLQGDFLNKTDSININSTQSFNL
- the LOC141901236 gene encoding conserved oligomeric Golgi complex subunit 5-like; this encodes MESDDVLFRLEYDEAYKQFLEEDFDAKTYATKAIQGAAISAQLAKLAEGINLLDKELHSQVVAHHEDLLSQATGVETLEGVLQMMQTRIHSLLMAVERIKSKITEPYNKVTSRTAQLRRLQETCDLLRRIIRIVYLSRRLHSQLQGGVREITKAAQSLNELDFLSEGVDLSGIEILEQDRRFIRQARNEVEAQAQKMLAQGMETQNQTQVATSLQVFHNLTCLRPTIEKVVNDCLKQLNKCVKSSVDVKSLSQQTQTKGGPGKASMPVTGTNAAFRAGLWTNLEKLMDNIYSACAQVQHLQRVLEKKRDPVTHVCFIEELSKDKPVNILHEFWHDVTDMLTNEFAEAADESTFIKQAFEGEYPKLLRLYNDLWKRIQQFSNSMSVHQEVVLHDEPTSVSASEIADEFNPEQALRNSLSLFENAYLSRSLSRLFDPINLVFPSGSTTPPTTEEVEGIAKTIASELYVGNVDTGLSITVAKNVAKTIQLYAVKCEQLLCLDGDGSQVIGPPTPGQQCNVALVNTLFSFHQAVSKVLSGVAHLSTEAMEAMQSALEGVVILMGNAISPLLNSIADSVEAIILTIHQEDFSSTEPSQSDSQCSLYMRELQQFISRCQNYYLSEFQCQDFIMDSIQPLACRSIEIFVCHASLVRPLGEGGKMRLAADFAQMELAVSPLCRRVPDLGKTYRLLRAFRPLIFQTSQHIANSAALGEVIPYSTVLHFLFSRAPADLKSPHQAAGWSVSRYSQWLEDHPAERDRLTMIKGSLESYVQHVRNRQGKEYAEVYPIMLELLQEGMKLL
- the LOC141901238 gene encoding EF-hand calcium-binding domain-containing protein 10-like, translated to MAGDREDWPRIAEAQSYLKQHKLIELFNNMSSQLIYHRPANPREFLINYLDKLQVAKKSHLDYPCLFDDANVDSIFGMLDPTNQGYITIQQYRDALETLGIQNYDLHPAGGDINQIPIDAFKKEAKRGLEKLSATYSL